Proteins encoded in a region of the Mucilaginibacter sabulilitoris genome:
- the asnB gene encoding asparagine synthase (glutamine-hydrolyzing), translating to MCGIYGSTIYYNDDVVKAKLERIKFRGPDHSGFERVGSITLGHNRLAIVDLDPRSNQPFTYLHLKVVFNGEIYNYQQIKATLKTLGHVFQTDSDTEVLAAAYLEYGANCVEHFNGMFAFVIYDTKEYKLFGARDRLGKKPFYYAHNGLDFEFASQPSQITLGRQVNLDLKAINEYFVWGYVPEPRSAWEEISKLQAGYSFTFDIATGQFKTTKYWDLNDNHLNTYKGSYNQAQVELKELLTDAVNIRMHADVPLGVFLSGGIDSSVVAALAAANTKQVKTFCIKFNEKGFDESVFAGNIAKYLNTDHHAIECHYDEGMSLIGDFGRYYDEPFADSSAIPSLLLSKYTKKHVTVALSGDGGDESFMGYSRYNWLNRANKFFNCPRALRKAIAGLVKLSPNYRHKLIAMGIGVESIDLLYVLMLGGLEYSWLQQPELGLEVPFKNILSAGSGSFLQKMSAFDIKTYLNGDINTKVDRASMAFAVEARAPLMDHRIVTFAQQLPDSYKFGNGVQKKILKDILFEHVPASFFNRPKSGFSMPLKHWFRHQLKDYVFDNLSKSELENIPGINVPRTMTMIDEHMTGKWNRSSQIWKLLVFVQWLKAQKTSPVSEYQMV from the coding sequence ATGTGCGGAATTTACGGATCTACCATATACTATAACGATGATGTTGTCAAGGCCAAATTAGAAAGGATAAAATTCCGCGGACCTGATCATTCGGGCTTTGAGCGTGTTGGTTCCATTACTTTGGGTCATAACAGGCTGGCGATTGTAGATCTGGACCCCCGCTCTAATCAGCCATTTACCTATTTGCACCTGAAGGTTGTTTTTAACGGCGAAATTTATAACTATCAACAAATTAAAGCCACATTAAAAACATTAGGTCATGTATTTCAAACAGATTCGGATACTGAAGTGCTTGCCGCAGCTTACCTGGAGTACGGTGCAAATTGTGTTGAGCATTTTAACGGCATGTTTGCATTTGTTATTTATGATACCAAAGAATACAAACTGTTTGGCGCCAGGGACAGGCTTGGAAAAAAACCTTTTTATTATGCTCATAACGGCCTTGATTTTGAGTTTGCCAGTCAACCATCACAGATCACATTGGGCAGACAGGTTAATTTAGACCTAAAGGCCATTAATGAATATTTTGTATGGGGATACGTACCCGAACCACGGTCGGCCTGGGAAGAAATAAGCAAGCTACAGGCAGGATACAGTTTCACTTTTGATATTGCGACAGGGCAATTCAAAACAACAAAATACTGGGACTTAAATGATAACCATTTAAATACTTATAAAGGCAGCTATAATCAGGCTCAGGTCGAACTTAAAGAACTGTTAACAGATGCGGTTAATATCCGTATGCATGCAGATGTGCCTCTCGGTGTTTTTCTTTCCGGGGGAATTGATTCTTCGGTAGTAGCCGCTCTTGCCGCCGCGAATACAAAACAGGTAAAAACATTTTGTATAAAATTTAATGAAAAAGGGTTTGATGAAAGTGTTTTTGCCGGCAACATTGCAAAATATTTAAATACAGATCATCACGCAATTGAGTGTCATTATGACGAGGGAATGTCATTAATAGGCGATTTTGGAAGATACTATGATGAGCCCTTTGCCGATTCGAGCGCTATTCCTTCTTTGTTGCTTAGCAAGTACACAAAAAAACATGTAACAGTAGCTTTAAGCGGCGATGGTGGTGATGAAAGTTTTATGGGTTATTCCAGGTATAACTGGTTAAATCGGGCAAATAAGTTTTTCAACTGTCCTCGGGCTTTACGTAAAGCAATAGCAGGACTTGTAAAGTTATCACCCAATTATCGCCATAAGCTGATTGCAATGGGCATTGGTGTAGAGTCAATTGATTTGCTGTATGTACTGATGCTTGGCGGCCTCGAATATTCTTGGCTTCAGCAACCCGAACTGGGTTTAGAAGTGCCTTTCAAAAATATATTATCCGCCGGGTCCGGAAGCTTTTTACAAAAAATGTCGGCCTTTGATATCAAGACATATTTAAACGGCGACATTAATACCAAGGTAGATAGGGCCTCAATGGCATTTGCGGTAGAAGCACGCGCGCCACTGATGGATCACCGGATTGTGACGTTTGCCCAGCAGCTTCCGGATAGTTACAAATTTGGTAACGGGGTTCAAAAGAAAATACTAAAGGATATTTTATTTGAGCATGTTCCCGCTTCATTTTTTAACCGGCCTAAATCAGGTTTCAGTATGCCGCTAAAACACTGGTTCAGGCATCAGTTAAAGGATTATGTATTTGATAATCTTTCAAAAAGCGAATTAGAAAATATTCCTGGCATTAACGTTCCAAGAACAATGACGATGATAGATGAGCACATGACAGGTAAATGGAACCGCTCATCACAGATTTGGAAATTACTGGTATTTGTACAATGGCTTAAAGCACAAAAAACAAGCCCTGTATCTGAATATCAAATGGTTTAA
- a CDS encoding glucosamine inositolphosphorylceramide transferase family protein yields the protein MNLINPILPLFHKLFTLEKWNIGYVYQTPENLIHSKKLDGEINWLRECSADEAADPFVININGNKLVYYEEHSFWKGRGELMMMDKLSFKSKKKVCGITPNSIHLSYPYLFTVKDKLYCIPETSAAKQIALYQVDKDSPQKFKKIRILLQGDKYVDSSIIFYQDKYWLFTSVSGKPGELHIFYSDTLLTTFKAHALNPIVVDTHTSRSAGRLFIVDEKLYMPSQNPEKGYGGSIMINEITHITETEFQYRTDFELLPQLPYDRGLHTINFAEGLLIVDGKRSVRSVLNPLKKIVLKIRKRKKAAKNVRG from the coding sequence ATGAATTTAATCAACCCCATACTCCCGCTTTTTCACAAACTATTTACTTTAGAAAAATGGAATATCGGTTATGTATACCAAACGCCCGAAAATTTAATCCATTCAAAAAAGCTCGATGGCGAAATAAACTGGCTGCGCGAATGCAGCGCTGATGAGGCTGCTGATCCTTTTGTGATAAATATAAACGGGAACAAGCTGGTATACTACGAAGAACACAGCTTTTGGAAAGGAAGGGGCGAGCTGATGATGATGGATAAGTTGAGCTTTAAAAGCAAAAAAAAGGTATGTGGGATTACTCCAAATTCAATCCATCTTTCATACCCGTACCTGTTCACCGTAAAAGATAAACTATATTGTATACCAGAAACATCGGCAGCAAAGCAAATTGCCTTGTACCAGGTAGATAAAGACAGCCCTCAAAAGTTTAAGAAAATACGCATTCTTTTACAGGGTGATAAATATGTAGATAGTTCCATTATATTTTATCAGGATAAATACTGGTTGTTTACCAGTGTATCTGGAAAGCCGGGAGAGCTGCACATTTTTTATTCAGATACACTGCTCACAACATTTAAGGCGCACGCTTTAAACCCAATTGTTGTTGATACACACACAAGCAGATCTGCCGGAAGGTTATTCATTGTTGACGAAAAACTTTATATGCCAAGCCAAAACCCCGAAAAAGGTTATGGCGGTTCAATCATGATAAATGAAATTACGCATATCACCGAAACAGAATTCCAATATCGAACCGATTTTGAATTATTACCCCAGTTGCCCTATGACCGGGGTTTGCATACCATAAATTTTGCAGAGGGATTGCTTATTGTAGACGGAAAGCGCAGCGTACGAAGTGTATTAAACCCGCTGAAAAAAATTGTACTGAAAATAAGGAAACGAAAAAAAGCAGCCAAAAATGTCAGAGGTTAA
- a CDS encoding glycosyltransferase yields MSEVKQNVVFISMSDAANGAENVLLMASNAIGAPILFLKKVKTGGLRIPAEQEFRYATDKNMLMGFLGLINLIKPYRRDFIIMSTHPYLNACLGFLKRTGYLKSQLIVRECTSVFTRFAGFKKLSYQLAYQLGYPGVNLVVCQTSLMRYQFLQHVNFVPDHKVIVQENPVDLQQILTKAGASLNDPDTDANFICAAGRLIPEKGFSVLIYAFSCIEEQYPDLKLLILGEGPDRIELTKLIETLGLTTRVILKGLIDNPIPYFKKAKVCVVSSIKEGFPNVLLEMMTMNQSVVATLCAGGIENIPGILTTKVNSVNELALTIEKALSKDVCNEGEITKQYLHNRTPEKFINALLHNLNYIPTTMNIQQEGHQLHFKLKSYEKRN; encoded by the coding sequence ATGTCAGAGGTTAAACAAAACGTTGTTTTTATATCCATGTCTGACGCGGCCAATGGTGCCGAAAATGTGCTGCTCATGGCCTCTAATGCTATTGGTGCGCCCATATTGTTTCTGAAAAAAGTTAAGACAGGTGGCTTGCGTATCCCGGCCGAACAGGAATTTCGGTACGCAACTGATAAGAATATGCTGATGGGCTTTTTAGGGCTTATCAATTTAATAAAGCCATATCGCCGTGATTTTATTATCATGAGCACCCATCCCTACTTAAATGCTTGCCTGGGTTTTTTAAAAAGAACAGGGTATTTAAAATCGCAGCTTATTGTACGGGAATGTACTTCTGTTTTTACCAGGTTTGCGGGCTTTAAAAAATTAAGTTATCAGCTGGCATACCAGTTAGGTTACCCCGGCGTAAACCTGGTTGTTTGCCAAACAAGCTTAATGCGCTACCAATTTTTACAGCATGTAAATTTTGTACCCGATCATAAAGTAATTGTGCAGGAAAATCCTGTAGACCTGCAACAAATTCTTACAAAGGCAGGAGCTTCATTAAATGATCCTGATACTGATGCCAATTTTATTTGTGCCGCTGGTAGACTCATTCCGGAAAAGGGTTTTTCGGTTTTGATATACGCATTTAGCTGCATTGAAGAACAATATCCTGATTTAAAGTTATTGATACTGGGTGAAGGACCCGACAGAATCGAACTAACAAAATTAATTGAAACACTTGGGCTTACAACCCGGGTAATACTGAAAGGCCTGATTGATAATCCGATACCTTATTTTAAAAAGGCGAAAGTATGTGTGGTATCATCAATTAAGGAAGGTTTCCCTAATGTTTTATTAGAAATGATGACCATGAACCAATCGGTTGTTGCCACACTATGCGCTGGTGGAATAGAAAACATTCCAGGAATTTTAACAACAAAAGTAAATAGTGTTAATGAGCTTGCACTTACTATTGAAAAAGCTCTTAGCAAGGATGTTTGTAATGAAGGTGAAATAACTAAACAATACCTCCATAACAGAACACCCGAAAAGTTTATTAACGCTTTGCTACATAATCTCAACTACATACCTACTACCATGAACATCCAACAAGAAGGACACCAGTTACACTTTAAATTAAAATCGTATGAAAAAAGAAATTAA
- a CDS encoding NAD-dependent epimerase, with the protein MKILVTGTAGFIGYHLAKRLLERGDTVVGIDCINDYYDVRLKYARLEDTGIATSEIEYAKPVSSTTHPNYTFIKLDLLDKEQLELCFQTHKFDAVCNLAAQAGVRYSLTNPEVYIDSNIKGFLNILECCRHFKIGHLAYASSSSVYGLNKKMPFTEHDIADHPVSLYAASKKANEMMAHTYSHLFNVPTTGLRFFTVYGPWGRPDMALFIFTKAMLEGKPIEVFNNGNMKRDFTYIDDIVSGIVRVIDTPAEPNTNWDAQQPDPATSKAPFRIFNIGRGAPVSLLDFVSEIEKQTHITAKKIFLPMQEGDVAETCADVSHLDGVLNYKPKTTVHTGVSRFISWYKSFYKIGKQYSEPAISDVENPVLS; encoded by the coding sequence ATGAAAATTTTAGTTACCGGCACAGCTGGTTTCATTGGCTATCATTTGGCAAAACGCTTGTTGGAGAGAGGCGATACCGTAGTAGGCATCGATTGTATAAATGATTACTACGATGTAAGGTTAAAATATGCCAGGTTGGAAGATACCGGCATTGCCACATCAGAAATAGAATATGCCAAGCCGGTTAGCAGCACTACCCATCCTAATTACACATTTATAAAATTAGATCTGCTGGATAAAGAGCAGCTTGAATTATGCTTTCAAACGCATAAGTTTGATGCTGTTTGTAACCTTGCCGCACAGGCAGGTGTAAGATATAGTTTAACTAATCCCGAGGTTTACATTGATTCAAACATTAAAGGGTTTCTGAATATATTGGAGTGTTGCAGACATTTTAAAATAGGACATTTAGCTTATGCCAGCTCATCAAGTGTTTATGGGTTAAATAAAAAGATGCCGTTCACAGAGCATGATATTGCTGATCACCCGGTATCATTATATGCAGCATCTAAAAAAGCTAATGAAATGATGGCGCATACTTATAGCCATCTGTTTAATGTACCCACTACTGGTTTACGTTTCTTTACGGTTTACGGACCGTGGGGCCGGCCAGATATGGCGCTTTTTATTTTTACAAAAGCAATGTTGGAAGGTAAACCTATCGAAGTATTCAACAATGGTAATATGAAACGCGATTTTACTTATATTGATGATATTGTAAGTGGAATTGTGCGTGTAATTGATACCCCGGCAGAACCAAATACCAACTGGGATGCACAGCAGCCTGATCCGGCTACTTCAAAAGCTCCTTTCCGTATTTTTAATATTGGCAGGGGAGCACCGGTAAGTTTGCTTGATTTTGTAAGTGAAATAGAAAAGCAAACACATATAACCGCGAAAAAGATATTTTTACCGATGCAGGAGGGGGATGTGGCAGAAACATGTGCTGATGTATCTCATCTCGACGGTGTTTTGAACTATAAACCTAAAACTACCGTACACACCGGAGTTTCCAGATTTATTAGCTGGTACAAGTCTTTTTATAAAATCGGTAAGCAGTATTCTGAACCTGCAATCTCTGATGTTGAAAACCCAGTTTTGTCATAG
- a CDS encoding pectate lyase family protein, producing the protein MERKTKPFTRVVTVSLMLSAVVFFGSCQKNGEAPAGNMQDDSALTTSLETDAVTSTTSATSSLLTVSLTGLKSDGGYAYKIGYPLSKSGDSNSQPSVSKLRLFENGKELNPAHSDHQDIRDYGKGRFSHWGTTLVFSASDNSNPAKNGRKYTYTLDGTTGTTTAAKPPANQSSTAPASSAGLIGYAAYNGTTTGGKGGASVTVTSLSALRAALDDGTSRIVYVSGTIKGSGDDAVYVKSNKSIIGKPGAVIEGVSLYIFTVSNIIIQDIRFKNYVTDAAVMIKMQAHHIWVDHCEFSTDRNHGWDYWGKDISITREADYCTVSWCKFHDTNLSVLISGGIEGHESDKGHLHVTMHHNYWYNIGEREPSMNYGSVHMFNNYHLNNDSYSIGARAGGTVRTDNEYFSNCHKPITTDLDGDPPGYISGASTNTYVNSGKNDITTGTSTWVPPYSYKTALDAAANVPSLVTKGTGPRSTSVN; encoded by the coding sequence ATGGAAAGAAAAACAAAACCTTTTACAAGAGTGGTAACAGTCAGCTTAATGCTAAGCGCAGTTGTCTTCTTTGGCAGTTGTCAGAAAAACGGAGAAGCTCCCGCGGGCAATATGCAAGATGACAGCGCGCTAACAACAAGTTTGGAGACTGATGCCGTAACAAGCACCACGAGTGCAACATCGAGTTTATTAACAGTAAGTTTAACGGGTTTAAAATCAGATGGAGGGTATGCCTACAAAATTGGATATCCTTTGAGCAAATCAGGCGATTCAAATTCCCAGCCATCAGTTTCAAAGCTCCGGCTGTTTGAAAATGGCAAAGAATTAAACCCAGCCCATTCAGACCATCAGGACATACGCGACTATGGTAAAGGGCGCTTCAGCCACTGGGGAACTACCCTGGTTTTTTCAGCCTCTGACAACTCTAACCCAGCGAAAAATGGCCGTAAGTACACCTATACTTTAGATGGTACTACCGGAACAACCACAGCTGCAAAACCACCAGCAAACCAATCATCAACAGCTCCGGCGTCAAGTGCCGGCCTTATTGGTTATGCCGCATACAACGGTACAACAACTGGAGGCAAGGGTGGTGCTTCGGTTACAGTGACCAGTCTTTCGGCTTTAAGGGCTGCATTAGATGATGGCACCAGCCGGATTGTTTACGTAAGCGGTACTATTAAAGGATCGGGCGATGACGCAGTTTATGTGAAATCGAACAAATCGATCATTGGAAAACCGGGTGCTGTAATTGAAGGTGTTTCGCTATACATATTTACTGTTAGCAACATTATTATCCAGGACATTAGGTTTAAAAACTATGTAACAGATGCCGCGGTTATGATCAAGATGCAAGCTCATCATATATGGGTTGACCATTGCGAGTTTTCAACAGACCGTAACCATGGCTGGGACTACTGGGGTAAAGATATCTCTATCACTCGCGAAGCTGATTATTGTACAGTTTCATGGTGTAAGTTCCATGATACTAACTTGTCTGTTTTGATAAGCGGCGGTATCGAAGGTCATGAATCTGATAAAGGTCACCTGCACGTAACTATGCACCACAACTACTGGTATAACATTGGCGAAAGAGAGCCTTCTATGAATTACGGCAGTGTACACATGTTTAACAACTACCATTTAAATAACGACAGTTATTCAATAGGTGCACGCGCTGGTGGTACGGTACGTACAGATAATGAGTATTTCTCAAACTGTCATAAACCGATTACCACAGATTTAGACGGAGATCCTCCGGGTTACATCAGTGGTGCTTCAACAAACACTTATGTTAACAGCGGTAAAAATGATATAACCACAGGAACATCAACCTGGGTACCGCCATACTCTTACAAAACGGCTTTGGATGCAGCTGCAAATGTACCTTCTTTGGTTACAAAAGGTACTGGTCCAAGATCAACATCTGTTAATTAA
- a CDS encoding glycosyltransferase family 4 protein, with protein MNKAGQKVLIACDSPKSLIDFRGKLIEQLVQRHKVCVFTPRITQQGIREKLASWNVDVYENELNGSNVSVFSDMKYIIQLFKLIRKLRPDVFFPYTFKPVIYGTPLAKLCRVKRITPMLSGLGYNFTPKGKTGLLSSITRRLLKFSLIGSRRLRIIFQNKDDYQTLLQHQILTTKHKVGIVNGSGVDLDHYEYTPPNTKKVSFLMIARLINAKGINEYYEAAHSIRLQYPDVQFKLIGTYGPNVDTISNDLYEKIKSGETITYVGEVNDVRPFIKEASVVVLPSYYGEGVPRCLLESMAMGRAIITSDSVGCKETIESAPGANGFLVPAKNVPELVAKMKFYLSNSLAIYSYGINGLAFARKKFDVHLVNAEMLKIMQLN; from the coding sequence ATGAACAAAGCAGGACAAAAAGTACTGATCGCATGTGATTCGCCTAAATCGCTGATCGATTTCAGAGGTAAGCTGATAGAACAGTTAGTACAGCGCCATAAGGTATGTGTATTTACACCGCGTATAACACAGCAGGGTATACGCGAAAAACTGGCATCATGGAATGTTGATGTTTACGAAAATGAACTTAATGGCAGTAACGTATCTGTTTTTTCAGATATGAAATATATCATACAACTGTTTAAACTGATCAGAAAATTAAGGCCCGATGTTTTTTTTCCATACACCTTTAAGCCGGTTATATACGGAACGCCCCTGGCAAAACTATGCAGGGTTAAAAGAATCACCCCAATGCTAAGTGGGTTGGGTTATAATTTTACGCCAAAAGGCAAGACCGGGTTACTGAGCAGCATAACCCGCAGGCTTTTAAAATTCAGCCTTATAGGAAGCCGCCGGTTAAGGATCATCTTCCAAAACAAAGATGATTATCAAACACTGCTTCAGCATCAAATTTTAACAACTAAGCATAAAGTGGGTATAGTTAATGGTTCGGGCGTTGATCTTGATCATTATGAATATACACCCCCAAATACAAAAAAAGTAAGCTTTTTAATGATAGCCCGTCTCATAAATGCCAAAGGCATAAATGAATACTATGAAGCGGCCCACAGCATTCGCCTCCAGTACCCAGATGTACAGTTTAAACTCATTGGTACATACGGACCTAACGTTGATACAATAAGTAATGACTTATATGAGAAAATAAAATCGGGTGAAACAATTACTTATGTAGGCGAGGTTAATGACGTTCGACCTTTCATCAAGGAAGCTTCGGTTGTTGTGTTGCCTTCATATTATGGCGAAGGCGTACCTCGTTGCCTGTTAGAAAGCATGGCTATGGGAAGAGCGATTATAACCAGCGACTCCGTAGGTTGTAAAGAAACTATTGAGTCAGCCCCTGGGGCAAATGGTTTCCTGGTTCCGGCAAAGAACGTTCCTGAGCTTGTTGCCAAAATGAAATTTTATCTCAGCAATAGCCTTGCTATATACTCTTATGGTATAAACGGGCTGGCTTTTGCCCGCAAAAAATTCGATGTGCATCTGGTTAATGCCGAGATGCTCAAAATTATGCAGCTAAACTAA
- a CDS encoding phytanoyl-CoA dioxygenase family protein, with product MKNRLIYSERTLNDFKNVMDEYGWVAYESVVKPDFIDIINEDLTKAYQLRRTIQEKNGISANMQGTLHHLLERENFALSFLENMYCDEEIKYFLGGNYILNGINAVIHAKQAHPYLSNMHRDVRTFMADTKFLVQMIVTLDDFTEENGATYFLSGSHKADLKPDTAYFYEHADRAVVPKGSIILFNSNIWHAAGENQTAGLRRALTLGFTKPFFKQQMDYSRFLGYEFVACLSAELRQVIGYNARTPENLDEYYQPPHLRMYKSDQG from the coding sequence ATGAAGAACCGATTAATTTACTCGGAACGAACGTTAAATGATTTTAAGAATGTAATGGACGAATATGGTTGGGTTGCGTATGAAAGTGTTGTGAAACCAGATTTTATTGACATTATAAACGAAGATCTAACCAAAGCCTATCAACTCAGACGAACCATCCAGGAAAAGAACGGGATCAGTGCTAACATGCAAGGTACACTGCACCATTTACTGGAGCGGGAAAATTTCGCCCTTAGTTTTCTTGAAAACATGTATTGCGACGAGGAGATTAAGTATTTTTTAGGAGGCAATTACATTCTAAATGGTATTAATGCAGTTATTCACGCTAAACAGGCGCATCCTTATTTAAGTAATATGCACCGTGATGTACGGACCTTTATGGCCGATACAAAATTTCTGGTACAGATGATCGTAACGCTCGATGATTTTACTGAAGAAAATGGAGCCACCTATTTTCTGTCGGGCTCTCATAAAGCAGATCTTAAACCTGATACAGCTTATTTTTACGAACATGCCGATAGAGCTGTGGTACCCAAAGGTAGTATTATCCTTTTTAACTCAAATATCTGGCATGCTGCCGGTGAAAACCAAACCGCGGGTTTAAGAAGGGCATTGACACTGGGCTTTACCAAGCCTTTTTTTAAACAGCAAATGGATTACTCCAGATTTTTGGGTTATGAGTTTGTAGCCTGCCTCAGTGCAGAACTACGCCAGGTTATTGGGTATAATGCCCGTACCCCCGAAAACTTAGATGAGTATTACCAACCTCCGCACTTACGAATGTATAAGAGCGACCAGGGCTGA
- a CDS encoding GNAT family N-acetyltransferase, whose translation MTISVYIRPLVLEDAQTSYLWRNDPQVWTFTKFRASQRITPKIETAWLQDNLNKPDQMRFAICLKELDTYIGNVQLLDIRDQSAELHLFIGNKLYWGKGIGYQATMLILRYAFFYRELEDLYLRVHPANIPALSIYEKAGFEITGEKDGLVRMSISKKKFVALEHAAVK comes from the coding sequence ATGACAATTTCAGTATACATACGCCCCCTTGTATTGGAAGACGCACAAACTTCCTATTTATGGAGAAACGACCCGCAGGTATGGACATTTACCAAGTTTAGGGCCAGCCAGCGTATTACTCCCAAAATAGAAACCGCGTGGCTGCAGGATAACCTTAATAAGCCCGATCAAATGCGCTTTGCAATATGTTTAAAAGAGCTTGATACTTACATTGGTAACGTTCAGTTGCTTGACATACGGGACCAAAGCGCCGAACTGCATCTTTTTATCGGAAATAAGCTTTACTGGGGAAAAGGTATTGGCTACCAGGCTACCATGCTTATATTAAGATATGCCTTTTTTTATCGCGAACTGGAAGATTTATATTTAAGGGTGCACCCGGCTAATATTCCCGCCTTATCAATTTATGAAAAAGCCGGCTTTGAAATCACAGGTGAAAAGGACGGCCTTGTTAGGATGAGTATATCTAAGAAAAAATTTGTGGCTCTTGAGCATGCGGCAGTTAAGTAG
- a CDS encoding GNAT family N-acetyltransferase yields MIKLFTIHDKLEWTSYVDKAAEYDFYHTWHYHMLEPDSSGSPTLLVYQEQDNFIAFPFLKRVIPESDLFDLSCVYGYSGPFSNRKMEDLDDTFTENFKEAFLNFLSQEKYVSVFSRMHPFFKQQLLLEKFGGVHENGRTVVIDLSESIEEQRKKYRQSTMDAIKHAWKRGFKIREETGPEAIELFTSIYTDNMKRVHASDYYFFNEAYFEKILNTPEYDARLLTAYDGDTAICSTIVMFTSGIIQAHLIGTRSGYEHHSPAKFMADEISVIGRLFGMRYYNLGGGLGFKEDALFKWKLGFTEHCLDFKSWRYIVNPTKYQELLDKKNIDKNADIDFFPLYRYA; encoded by the coding sequence ATGATCAAATTATTCACTATCCATGACAAGCTGGAATGGACTTCTTATGTCGATAAGGCTGCTGAATACGATTTCTATCATACCTGGCATTATCATATGTTAGAGCCAGATAGCAGCGGCTCACCTACGTTGCTTGTTTATCAAGAACAGGATAATTTTATAGCATTTCCGTTTCTGAAGCGGGTAATTCCAGAATCTGATCTTTTTGATCTTAGCTGTGTATATGGCTATTCGGGCCCGTTCTCAAACAGAAAGATGGAAGATCTGGATGATACATTCACAGAAAACTTTAAGGAGGCTTTCCTGAATTTTCTTTCACAAGAAAAATACGTTTCTGTGTTTTCAAGAATGCACCCTTTTTTCAAACAGCAATTATTGCTCGAAAAATTTGGCGGAGTACATGAAAATGGCCGTACTGTGGTTATTGACCTCTCTGAAAGTATTGAAGAGCAGCGCAAAAAGTATCGCCAGTCAACTATGGATGCTATAAAACATGCCTGGAAAAGAGGGTTCAAAATTAGGGAAGAAACCGGGCCCGAAGCCATCGAATTATTTACAAGTATTTATACTGATAACATGAAGCGGGTTCACGCTTCAGATTATTACTTCTTTAATGAAGCGTATTTTGAAAAGATTTTAAATACCCCTGAATACGATGCCCGCTTGCTAACGGCCTATGATGGCGATACAGCAATTTGTAGCACCATCGTTATGTTTACAAGCGGCATTATCCAGGCCCATTTAATAGGAACACGCAGTGGTTATGAGCATCATAGTCCTGCTAAATTTATGGCTGATGAAATTTCAGTGATAGGCCGCTTATTTGGCATGCGCTATTATAACCTGGGTGGCGGCCTTGGCTTTAAAGAAGATGCACTTTTTAAATGGAAATTAGGTTTTACAGAACATTGCCTTGACTTTAAAAGCTGGCGCTACATTGTAAACCCCACCAAATACCAGGAGCTTCTTGATAAAAAAAACATTGATAAGAACGCCGATATCGACTTCTTTCCTTTATACCGATACGCCTAA